The Myripristis murdjan chromosome 6, fMyrMur1.1, whole genome shotgun sequence sequence ttacttatttactggTCTTTAcactttgcttgtttttgtattattgATAGTGTGGTTttaattattgtgtttttactgttgctgTTCACACATGGACCCTAGGAAGATTAGTGACCATTTTCTGGAAGCTGACGAGGattcaaataaagaataaagagtCGTCACTTCCTGTTATAGTGCACAGTGTTATGTAAAATACTCAAGTTTGACCTCTGGTGACCTTTACCCAACAGTACATCCACCCGGGTGATGCAGTGAAACTGGGCCAGGCCGAGCTGCTGGTCATCGATGAGGCTGCTGCCATCCCTCTTCCTTTGGTCAAGAACCTGCTGGGACCTTATCTGGTTTTCATGGCCTCCACGATCaatgggtttgtttgttttttttcttttttgttgacaAATACTGTTATGTGGTTGTGTGAATGTGCCAGCATTGATGagcatggtgtgtgtttctgctttccttcGTATATGCAGGTATGAGGGTACAGGacgttctctgtctctcaaacTGATTCAGCAGTTGAGACAGCAGAGTGCAGACAGCCAGCAGAGCATGTCAGCAGAGAACAggagcacaaacacagccaggCTAGCAGCAGGTACGTATCTAAGTCCTCAATGAACCGGATGCCGGCATTGGTATATCCCTGAAATAAGTTTGATTTGACTGTGCCGCTAGAGGATATGGTCATGGGGGTCATCAAAATCAGTAGTGTTCCACCTATGGTTATCTCTGAATGTGAGTgctttttgggatttttttgtgctgtgcATAGTGCATTACCAAAGTGGTTATCTTACTAAGCACTGTTGACCTGTCTCCCCTACATAGCTCGCTCTCTCCACGAGGTTTCCTTGCACGAGTCCATTCGGTATGCCGCAGGAGACCCTGTAGAGAAGTGGCTGAATGAGCTTCTCTGTTTGGACTGTCTGAACATTCCCAGGCTAATTTCCGGCTGTCCGCTGCCACAGACCTGTGACCTGTATCCTTTGTTGGCTTTAAAGGACATTCAGCGAAGTTTGAGGGCAGACAGTAGTGAAGTGTAAAGCGAAACAGTCACAGTAATCCGTTGTCCTCAACGCAGCCTGTCCAGATATTACGTGAACCGAGATACACTGTTCTGTTACCACAAAGCATCTGAGGCCTTCCTGCAGAGACTGATGGCTCTTTACGTGGCGTCACACTACAAGGTGAGTTTTTCATCTGCATTCAGACACTTTTACTCTCCCTTCAGGGATCATGATGTCCTACAGACAGCACTGCATCCCCTGACTTTGTATTTTGCTGACTCGGCGCATTCTCTGGCTTCAGAATTCCCCCAACGACCTCCAGATGCTGTCAGACGCCCCGGCCCATCACCTCTTCTGCCTTCTGCCCCCTGTCCCACCCACACAGAACTCTCTCCCCGAGGTCCTGGCTGTGGTGCAGGTAACACTCtaaaatatgtgtgtgcgtgttttaaGGAGTGCGACATTCCCTTTGAGTCTATTTGAAAGTGTAAAGCTGGGGTCAGAGTTTTCTCATAGGGCCTCCAAGAATAAAGATGTTCtaatttttttgctgttttttggcaTCTGCTGTATTTGATAGTGACAACAGAGAAAGGTAGGAAAGGCAGGgtagagagaggaaatgacatgcagcagattCTGCCTTGTACttaacttacacacacacaaacgctgcCCTAATTTCATGGAGTTTAGTATACCTGTTCTGTGTCCTGTTTTATTTATCCTTGTTTTTAAGTCATTTATCTTCCACTGTATTTTGTGTCACACCTGTTTCTTGACTTGACTCgggtatatatataatataccaTCCTTGATCCCTTAGGTGTGTCTGGAGGGTGAAATATCTCGTCAGTCCATCCTCAATAGTCTGTCTCGGGGAAAAAAGGCCTCTGGTGACCTCATTCCCTGGACTGTGTCAGAACAGGTACCAGGTGTTGGCCACAGTGTTTTCTTTCACTAAATTATCACAGCTGATGGTCCCACATTGTTCTCATGGGTCCTCCACTCTGCTGTTTGCAGTTCCAAGACCCAGAGTTTGGAGGTCTCTCCGGAGGCAGAGTGGTGCGAATCGCTGTCAACCCAGACTACCAAGGGGTAAGAACTCATGTTTGCTTCTTAACCACGAGGATGCTCCAGTTTGACTACCCAGTTGTGTTAATGAACCTAACCTGTCCGACAGATGGGCTACGGCTCAAGAgctctccagctgctgcagatgTATTATGAGGGAAAGTTCCCAACCATGGATGaaaatggacacacaaacagtgaGATCACCTCTGTCAGCAGCGAGGTAATGCACATCATCATCCTTTGATAGATTAGATTAAACTTGTAGTAgttttttgaatgtttgtgaCTGATGGTAGCCTTCTTGTCACTGGTTGTCCAGGCTGTCAGTCTTCTGGAGGAGGTCATTACTCCCAGAAAGGAactccctcctctgctgctgaagctgagcGAGAGAAGGGCAGAGAGACTGGACTATCTAGGAGTCTCCTACGGCCTTACCTCACAGCTGCTCAAGTGAGTGCCCCTAGATATGGAGTGGTCATAAGATTTTTGTTGATCGAGTATAAAATGTGACTTTTCTTTGGTGGCAGGTTCTGGAAGAGAGCCGGTTATACCCCAGTCTATTTAAGACAAACTCCCGTAAGTGTGAAAtgttttggtgaaaaaaaaaaagtgtagcattgttgtgtttgtttctgcacTTTCTGCTGTTGACACACAGTGTACTGCTTGTTGTGTAGAATGACCTGACAGGGGAGCACTCATGTGTGATGCTGAAGGAGCTGAATACAGATGAAGCCCCAGAGCAGGGCCAGTGGTTGTCTGCTTTCTGGAAAGGTGAGCAAGCACAACTGTCAAAAAAACGCTCCTCGCACCACCTCAAGGAAGCTTGTTTGTTTAACCTCAGTAGACTTGACCTTAACAGTtcctatttatatttttccGCAGATTTCCGCCGCCGCTTCCTATCTCTTCTCTCCTACCAGTTCAGCAACTTCGGTCCAAGTCTGGCGCTCAACATCCTGCAGAACAAGAATGCCAAGGAGGAGATAACGAGTAAGCCTCCTGTGCTACCCACTCTTACTGATCTAACATCAGCAGCATCTTACCAGACTGACCTGTCTTGTCTCTGACCTCCGCAGGACTCAGCAGCTCTGAACTCGCTGTCCATTTCAGTCCGTACGACTTAAAGCGTCTGGAGCTGTATTCAAGGAGCATGGTGGACTACCACCTCATCATGGACCTGGTGCCAACTGTGGCACGCTTATTTTTCCTCAAGCAGCTGGGcgatctctccctctcagcgGCACAGTGTGTAAGTTTCTCATTATTTCAGTTCTCTGTTATTTGTTACCGTGAAATATCTTTGGGTTCTTAAATGTTGAGGGTCCATGTCTCTGTTTAGGCGTTATTGTTGGGCGTGGGCTTACAGCACAAGTCAGTGGAACAGCTGGAAAAGGAAATTGAACTCCCAAGCTCACAGCTCATGGGCCTCTTTAATCGCCTCATCCGGAAATTTGTGCAAGTGAGTTGACGGCCCTTTTTGAAATCCTGTTGTTTTGGCAAATGTTCAAGATGTTATTGTAAGAAACAATCATTAACCTACCATTAAAACCATAGTGACAACATTAGTCATTATTCTTATAATTGCCTTTGCTACACCAGGTCTTCACCAGCATCCAGGAAAAGGCTATTGAGGCAGAGATGGTGGCGTCTAAAGATGTTTCTATGGAGCCTGCTGCCCTGAGCCTTAATGATGATCTGGTATGTCTTTCTCATCACTTTGTGGGCACATGGGTACATAATATCACCTTGTCCTTGTTCtctgaaagaataaaaatgaatttgcttCCCCCTCATTAGAATGAGGCAGCTAAGGAGTTTGAGGAGAGGCACAAGCAGGACATAGAGAAAGTCAAGGAGATGGACCTTGCAGAGTAAGTATGAGGAAGGGACGCCTCCCTTGGTCATTATTTGATAATGGAGTTTGCAGGATAGTTAGAGGTCAGTTTTCTTGGTAGCTGTAATGTTGTATTTTATCAATGCAGGTACAGGATCCGTGGAGACGATGAAGAATGGGACCAGGTGTTGAAGACAGCAGGGAACACGGCTATTGTCAGCATAAAAAGGTACAGTGACACCCAAAATCTATGGAAACAGTGTGTGGTTGAGTGTAGAAATGCATGATTGCAATGCTGTCATCCTCCCAACAGCGGCAAGAAGAGGAAACTAGAAGGGGGAAACCACATAGCAAACCAGGGGGATCCAAAGCAAGGCAAACCGAAAAAGGACATGCAGCATGGCAAATTCAAGAAAAATAGGGACAAGCCAGGCAAATTTGGAAAGAAGCCATGACAGTAAACAGCACTGCACTAACAGgactgtgtgtgagtatatAGCAGCACCAACATGCTCTGTAGTTTGGAGAAGACTGAACATCTCCAAAGGAACAAATGGACTCAAGGCAATGAAGAGCACCCCAAAagactgtcattttttttaaatcattcattatttttattgtgtccCAAAGTCACAGAAATTTTCTGTAATATGTGGTGACAAACATGTTTATTATTCTGATGTGTCATACCCTGTGCTGCACTCTGTTTAGCCATGGTTTCCATTACTATTCTGCCTTGTGAAATTTGTAGGCCTACATTAGAAAAGATGGAAAACACTTGGATGTACTACACAGGGATGAATTACTTgttcattaaaacatttttccacagcATCTCTCCCTTATTTAATAGATagtaaattaagttaaaaacacaagcagttgtttttttaaacttagaAAACCTGAGGTATATGACTGGCTTTAGACTCCATTGGACGTCACTGTAACCCTTGAGGCTGTAATTCGATCCACCTCTGTTTCAGCTCCTGTTTGAGGTTCTCTGGTGCGAAGGTACAGTCTATGGCCTGCTGGGAGAGCTTCCATATGGCTTCATGACTGAGGCCAAATGTGGAAGCTGCCAGCTGATATTCCTGAGATAAGTCTGTACAGAACACTCCCTTATCATCAGTCTGTAACACATGAAAGAATACATTTATTAGATTTTTAAAACTGAGGACCACTCAGAAATGGATAATAAATGCCTCTAAAAAGAATCACAGCCTGTGGAAGTGCTGGCCAAGTGCACAGACAGGAAACTTACACAAATCACACATGGGTGTCCCAGCTGGTACCAGTACTGGAAGTGATGTTGGGAGTAACATGGCACAGTTTGTCCTTTCACATTGGACGTTAAGCAAAGTTCTACAAGGAAAGGACAGTTTGGAAACGAGTGACTTGAGGTATTCCATCAAACAGCCAGAAAAGTGTCACTGAACAACTTCTGAAATTTTGTCTATTATTAGCAACCATCCACAGGATTGACTGGATCATTATCCAAAACCTAACATTCAACTTTGTTTCACAGATTCAAATCACAAACACCAGGATATAGCAAAATCTCTTCAACAGTTATCTAATTTATCTTTCAAATGCATCAGGGCAAACCACGAGTGTGTTTATCATTATGTCACTCTTACCCAGCGGTATGTTGTTCTTCACCACTTTGTCAACGAGGCTTTGAGACCCACCCAC is a genomic window containing:
- the nat10 gene encoding RNA cytidine acetyltransferase; amino-acid sequence: MATVRKKVDNRIRVQIENGVTLQHRTMFVVVGDRGRDQVVILHHMLSKASVRARPSVLWCYKKDLGFSSNRKKRMRQLQKKIKTGTLNLKQDDPFELFIAATNIRYCYYNETHKILGNTYGMCVLQDFEALTPNLLARTVETVEGGGIVVILLRTMNSLKQLYTMTMDVHSRYRTEAHQDVVGRFNERFILSLASCKTCVVIDDHLNILPISSHMANIKPVPPKTQEDSLSPREQELKDLKESLQDTQPVGVLVDNCKTMDQAKAVLKFIEAISEKTLRSTVALTAARGRGKSAALGLAVAGAVAFGYSNIFVTSPSPDNLHTMFEFVFKGFDALQYQEHLDYEIIQSLNPEFNKAVVRVNIFKEHRQTIQYIHPGDAVKLGQAELLVIDEAAAIPLPLVKNLLGPYLVFMASTINGYEGTGRSLSLKLIQQLRQQSADSQQSMSAENRSTNTARLAAARSLHEVSLHESIRYAAGDPVEKWLNELLCLDCLNIPRLISGCPLPQTCDLYYVNRDTLFCYHKASEAFLQRLMALYVASHYKNSPNDLQMLSDAPAHHLFCLLPPVPPTQNSLPEVLAVVQVCLEGEISRQSILNSLSRGKKASGDLIPWTVSEQFQDPEFGGLSGGRVVRIAVNPDYQGMGYGSRALQLLQMYYEGKFPTMDENGHTNSEITSVSSEAVSLLEEVITPRKELPPLLLKLSERRAERLDYLGVSYGLTSQLLKFWKRAGYTPVYLRQTPNDLTGEHSCVMLKELNTDEAPEQGQWLSAFWKDFRRRFLSLLSYQFSNFGPSLALNILQNKNAKEEITRLSSSELAVHFSPYDLKRLELYSRSMVDYHLIMDLVPTVARLFFLKQLGDLSLSAAQCALLLGVGLQHKSVEQLEKEIELPSSQLMGLFNRLIRKFVQVFTSIQEKAIEAEMVASKDVSMEPAALSLNDDLNEAAKEFEERHKQDIEKVKEMDLAEYRIRGDDEEWDQVLKTAGNTAIVSIKSGKKRKLEGGNHIANQGDPKQGKPKKDMQHGKFKKNRDKPGKFGKKP